A portion of the Bacteroides faecium genome contains these proteins:
- a CDS encoding efflux transporter outer membrane subunit, protein MKRKKLYIAVLLLAGVLTSCKVGKSYVRPDLHLPDSLAQHQDSASFGDQDWKDIYTDSTLRSLIERALNHNKDMLIAAARVQEMAAQKRISTAALLPDIKGKVTAERELENHGGDAFKRSDTFEAQFLVSWELDLWGNLRWARSASVAEYLQSIEAQRALRMTIVAEVAQAYYELVALDTELDIVKQTLKAREEGVRLARIRFAGGLTSETSYRQSQVELARTATLVPDLERKISLKENDIAFLAGEYPNKIARSRLLQEFNSPKMLPVGLPSTLLERRPDVRQAEQKLIAANAKVGVAYTNMFPRLALTGGFGTESTSLSSLLKSPYAVMEGALLTPIFGWGKNRAALKAKKAAYEAEVHNYEKSVLQAFKETRNAIVNFNKIKEVYELRANLERSAKSYMDLAQLQYINGVINYLDVLDAQRGYFDAQIGLSNAIRDELITVVQLYKALGGGWKND, encoded by the coding sequence ATGAAACGAAAGAAACTATATATTGCTGTCTTATTGCTTGCAGGAGTCTTGACTTCCTGCAAGGTAGGAAAAAGCTATGTCCGTCCCGACCTTCATCTGCCCGATAGTCTGGCGCAACATCAGGATTCAGCCAGCTTCGGCGACCAGGATTGGAAAGATATATACACGGATTCTACTTTGCGAAGCTTGATAGAACGTGCATTGAATCATAATAAAGATATGCTGATAGCCGCCGCCCGTGTGCAGGAAATGGCTGCTCAGAAACGAATCTCTACCGCGGCACTGCTACCGGACATTAAAGGGAAAGTGACCGCAGAACGTGAACTGGAGAATCATGGGGGAGATGCTTTCAAGAGATCGGATACGTTCGAAGCCCAGTTCCTGGTTTCGTGGGAACTCGACCTTTGGGGAAACTTGCGTTGGGCGCGTTCCGCCAGTGTTGCCGAATACCTGCAATCCATAGAAGCGCAACGGGCACTTAGGATGACGATTGTAGCGGAAGTGGCACAGGCTTATTATGAACTGGTGGCTTTGGATACGGAACTGGATATTGTAAAACAGACTTTGAAAGCCCGTGAAGAAGGTGTCCGCCTGGCGCGTATCCGTTTTGCCGGGGGATTGACTTCAGAGACTTCTTACCGTCAGTCACAAGTGGAATTGGCGCGTACGGCAACATTAGTGCCGGACTTGGAACGTAAAATCTCTCTGAAAGAAAACGATATTGCTTTTCTTGCAGGTGAGTATCCTAACAAGATAGCCCGTTCCCGTTTGCTTCAGGAGTTCAATTCTCCGAAGATGCTGCCGGTAGGCTTACCGTCCACTTTGTTGGAACGTCGTCCCGACGTTCGCCAAGCAGAACAGAAATTGATTGCCGCCAATGCGAAAGTGGGAGTGGCTTATACGAATATGTTCCCTCGCCTGGCACTGACCGGTGGTTTCGGTACGGAAAGTACTTCTCTGTCCAGCCTCTTGAAATCTCCCTATGCCGTTATGGAAGGAGCTCTGTTGACTCCTATCTTTGGTTGGGGCAAGAATCGTGCGGCACTGAAAGCGAAGAAAGCGGCTTATGAAGCCGAAGTACACAATTATGAGAAGTCTGTATTACAAGCCTTTAAGGAAACACGCAACGCAATTGTAAATTTCAATAAGATAAAAGAGGTATATGAGCTTCGAGCCAACCTTGAACGTTCGGCGAAGAGTTACATGGATCTTGCGCAACTTCAATACATTAATGGCGTTATCAATTATCTGGATGTGCTGGATGCCCAGCGTGGATACTTCGATGCCCAGATTGGTTTGAGCAATGCGATTCGTGACGAGTTGATTACTGTCGTGCAACTTTATAAAGCTTTAGGTGGTGGTTGGAAAAATGATTAG